From a region of the Gymnogyps californianus isolate 813 chromosome 22, ASM1813914v2, whole genome shotgun sequence genome:
- the PPT1 gene encoding palmitoyl-protein thioesterase 1 produces the protein MAALRAAVLLLLGLCLGCAAAAVPLVIWHGMGDSCCNPQSMGYIKKIVENKIPGIYVVSLKIGSNMIQDMENSFFMNVNDQVSEVCSQLAKDPHLKGGYNAMGFSQGGQFLRAVAQRCPSPPMLNLISVGGQHQGVYGFPRCPGESSHICDWIRKTLDLAAYTQAVQEHLVQAEYWHDPLKEEDYRKNSIFLADINQERGINETYKKNLMALKKFVMVKFLNDTMVDPPISEWFGFYKSGQAKETIPLKETSLYTEDRLGLQEMDKAGKLVFLGVKGDHLHFSEEWFYTTILPFLQ, from the exons ATGGCGGCGCTCAGGGCggcggtgctgctgctgctggggttgTGCCTGGGTTGCGCGGCTGCCGCCGTCCCCCTGGTTATCTGGCACGGCATGG GAGACAGTTGCTGCAATCCACAAAGCATGGGCTACATTAAGAAAATAGTGGAGAATAAAATACCAGGGATTTATGTTGTGTCTCTCAAGATTGGAAGCAACATGATACAG GATATGGAGAACAGCTTCTTTATGAATGTGAACGATCAAGTGAGCGAGGTGTGCAGCCAGCTCGCAAAGGACCCTCACCTGAAAGGAGGCTACAACGCAATGGGCTTCTCCCAAGGTGGCCAGTTCCT GAGGGCAGTGGCCCAGAGGtgtccttctcctcccatgCTCAATTTGATCTCCGTTGGGGGACAGCACCAAG GCGTGTACGGCTTTCCACGCTGTCCTGGTGAGAGCTCCCATATCTGTGACTGGATCCGAAAGACGCTGGATCTAGCCGCCTACACGCAAGCTGTTCAAGAGCA cttgGTACAAGCAGAGTATTGGCACGACCCTCTGAAGGAGGAGGActacaggaaaaacagcatctttttgGCTGACATAAATCAGGAGAGG GGTATCAATGAGACGTACAAGAAAAACCTGATGGCTCTGAAAAAGTTTGTGATGGTGAAATTTCTCAATGATACCATGGTCGACCCTCCGATCTCTGAG tggtttgggttttacAAAAGCGGCCAAGCCAAGGAGACCATCCCGCTGAAGGAGACCTCGCTGTACACAGAG GATcgcctggggctgcaggagatgGACAAAGCAGGAAAGCTGGTGTTCCTGGGGGTGAAAGGGGATCATCTACACTTCTCAGAAGAGTGGTTTTACACCACtatcctccccttcctccagtGA